A DNA window from Maribellus comscasis contains the following coding sequences:
- a CDS encoding helix-hairpin-helix domain-containing protein, which yields MKWGKEHIIAFALLLASLGLSAQETDPLRTIEAILESLAGTLEEESGAALIIEDLERLAENPLNINSASASELSRLHFLDDIQIRNLIHYREQYGAIYSIYELNTIEGFSPDLLLKMEPFISFGTLEEEPQRFSETLKYGRHQLLIRTLTTTQIPKGYKKRDDGSIPYEGSRLRYYSRYRFEAGDNFSVGFTAEKDPGEAFFLGSNRSGFDFYSGHISTKMSSVIENVTVGDFWIRSGQGLVLWQGFSMNKSLNALDIFKTNQGVRPFTSTDENKFFRGLATSLKFQDLGLILFYSHKNDDANIIFTDSLPTSFSSLQTSGYHRTENEIADEKSLENLNWGAIVTWQFNYLKLGATFVAEQFGLPFVRNEQLYNKFRFSGSKNYTAGMDYLFSRGKYQLFGEAAISKSKGKAFLQGAVAHWHDRFNLSLLFRHFDKDYHALWANPFAEGSSAENETGLYLGTRILPVKFVTLSAYTDFYHSEWVNYTTAGPATGWEVFTQADFRFSEKFQFYLRYKNKEKDQKVKLDKLYQNKSEQNRKIRLHLQYKPGEKYTYKTRFEHSFFKGLEKEKGFLMFQDVQYSSVSFPLNCSVRLAWFSTGGYNSRIYAYENDLLYTFSVPAFYDKGFRGYFNLKYQISEKLDCWFKIGHTIYNERESISSGYNEIAGNQKTELKFQLRLKI from the coding sequence ATGAAATGGGGCAAAGAACATATCATTGCTTTTGCACTTTTGCTTGCTTCCTTAGGTTTGTCTGCACAAGAGACAGATCCGCTTCGAACCATTGAAGCGATTTTGGAATCACTGGCAGGAACACTGGAAGAGGAGTCAGGTGCCGCACTGATAATTGAAGATTTGGAACGTTTGGCAGAAAATCCGCTTAATATTAATTCTGCTTCTGCATCAGAGCTTTCCCGTTTACACTTTCTGGACGACATTCAAATTCGGAATTTAATTCATTACCGTGAACAGTATGGTGCAATTTATTCCATTTATGAACTAAATACCATTGAGGGATTTTCACCTGATTTGCTTTTGAAAATGGAACCATTTATTTCGTTTGGCACATTGGAAGAAGAGCCTCAACGTTTTTCTGAAACCTTAAAATACGGGCGACATCAATTATTGATTCGAACGCTGACAACAACACAAATTCCAAAAGGATATAAAAAAAGAGATGATGGTTCGATTCCTTATGAAGGGAGCCGGCTCAGGTATTATTCGCGTTACCGTTTTGAAGCTGGAGATAATTTCTCTGTAGGTTTTACGGCTGAAAAAGATCCGGGCGAGGCATTTTTTCTTGGCTCAAACAGAAGTGGATTTGATTTTTATTCTGGTCATATAAGCACCAAAATGAGTTCGGTTATTGAAAATGTTACCGTTGGTGATTTTTGGATTCGCTCGGGACAGGGGCTGGTGCTTTGGCAGGGGTTTTCTATGAATAAATCGCTTAATGCCCTTGATATTTTTAAAACCAACCAGGGAGTGCGTCCATTTACTTCGACCGATGAAAACAAGTTTTTCAGAGGCCTTGCAACTTCATTAAAATTCCAAGACCTTGGCCTGATCCTTTTTTACTCTCACAAAAACGATGATGCAAATATTATTTTTACCGATTCGCTTCCAACAAGTTTTTCAAGTTTGCAAACTTCAGGTTATCATCGCACGGAAAATGAAATAGCCGATGAAAAATCGCTTGAAAATTTGAATTGGGGAGCGATTGTAACCTGGCAGTTTAACTACCTGAAACTGGGAGCTACTTTTGTTGCAGAGCAGTTTGGTTTGCCTTTTGTCCGAAATGAGCAATTATACAACAAATTTCGTTTTTCCGGGTCGAAAAATTATACGGCCGGCATGGATTATCTTTTCAGCAGAGGAAAATACCAGTTGTTTGGCGAAGCTGCAATTTCAAAATCAAAAGGGAAAGCATTTTTGCAGGGTGCGGTAGCACATTGGCACGACCGTTTTAATTTATCATTGTTATTTCGCCATTTCGATAAAGATTATCATGCACTTTGGGCAAATCCGTTTGCCGAAGGAAGTTCAGCCGAAAATGAAACAGGCTTGTATTTGGGCACCCGGATTTTGCCGGTTAAATTTGTGACACTTTCAGCCTATACCGATTTTTATCATTCGGAGTGGGTGAATTATACAACTGCCGGCCCGGCAACCGGATGGGAGGTTTTTACACAAGCCGATTTTCGATTCTCGGAGAAATTTCAGTTTTATCTTCGTTATAAAAATAAAGAAAAAGATCAGAAAGTAAAACTTGATAAATTATATCAGAACAAATCAGAACAAAACAGAAAAATTCGCTTGCATCTTCAGTATAAACCCGGTGAAAAGTATACTTATAAAACCCGTTTTGAGCATTCATTTTTTAAAGGACTGGAAAAAGAGAAAGGATTTTTAATGTTTCAGGATGTACAATATTCATCGGTTTCCTTTCCGTTGAATTGTTCTGTCCGGCTGGCCTGGTTTTCAACCGGGGGATACAATTCCCGTATTTATGCTTACGAAAACGACCTGCTTTATACATTTTCTGTCCCGGCATTTTACGATAAAGGGTTCCGGGGATATTTCAATTTAAAATATCAGATTTCAGAAAAATTGGATTGCTGGTTCAAAATCGGACACACCATTTACAACGAACGGGAATCAATCAGTTCGGGCTATAATGAAATAGCCGGGAATCAAAAAACCGAACTAAAATTTCAATTGAGGTTGAAAATATAG
- a CDS encoding 1-acyl-sn-glycerol-3-phosphate acyltransferase: protein MPEFNFDDIRPYTDKEVKEKIKLLIKDPVFDEVLMHMFKVRPKVEMIKLQLRMVRTVRQLQGTFVYDMLRMIINKTSDGLTHTGLDKLDKKKAYLFISNHRDIVLDAAFINYLIFEKGMNTTNVAIGNNLLLYTWIEHAVKLNRAFVVKRNLPPRELMESSKKVSHYIRKSIVEDNVSVWIAQREGRTKDGFDKTQVSVLKMLNMSNASGFSEGFNELNIVPVSISYEIEPCGLAKMKELIKKEHYGQKKTSKDDLKSMSMGMFNPKGRMRFSFGTQIKIDLEEAKTREKQNQLAEVLAAKIDSQIYSNFKLWPSNYVAYDLLTGEDRFRHKYSEEEKKHFELMLEQAMIFIDFPITDITERFLRIYANPVINKLAVTGG, encoded by the coding sequence ATGCCTGAATTTAATTTTGATGACATACGCCCTTATACCGACAAAGAAGTTAAAGAGAAAATAAAATTGCTGATTAAAGACCCTGTTTTTGATGAGGTTTTAATGCACATGTTCAAAGTCCGGCCTAAGGTGGAGATGATAAAATTGCAGTTGCGGATGGTGCGAACTGTGCGGCAGTTACAGGGAACTTTTGTATACGACATGCTCCGGATGATTATCAACAAAACTTCGGATGGGCTGACTCACACAGGTCTCGATAAACTCGATAAAAAGAAAGCGTACCTTTTTATTTCCAATCACCGCGATATTGTACTTGATGCAGCATTTATCAATTATCTTATTTTTGAAAAGGGAATGAATACAACGAATGTTGCCATCGGGAATAACCTGCTTTTATATACCTGGATTGAACATGCAGTAAAACTTAACCGTGCTTTTGTTGTGAAGCGGAATCTTCCACCGCGGGAATTGATGGAATCTTCAAAGAAAGTTTCTCACTATATACGAAAATCAATTGTTGAAGACAATGTTTCGGTTTGGATAGCACAGCGGGAAGGCCGCACTAAAGACGGATTTGACAAAACGCAGGTGAGTGTACTTAAAATGCTGAATATGAGTAATGCGTCAGGTTTTTCAGAAGGATTTAATGAATTGAATATTGTTCCGGTATCAATCTCATACGAGATAGAACCTTGTGGTTTGGCAAAAATGAAAGAGCTGATAAAAAAGGAACATTATGGCCAGAAAAAAACCAGCAAAGACGATTTGAAAAGTATGTCGATGGGGATGTTTAATCCAAAAGGAAGAATGCGTTTTTCATTTGGAACTCAAATTAAAATAGATCTTGAGGAAGCAAAAACAAGAGAGAAACAAAATCAACTGGCAGAGGTACTGGCTGCTAAAATTGACAGTCAGATATATTCCAACTTTAAACTGTGGCCCAGCAATTATGTTGCCTACGATTTACTGACAGGGGAGGACCGGTTCAGACATAAATATTCGGAAGAAGAGAAAAAACATTTTGAGCTGATGTTGGAACAGGCGATGATTTTTATCGATTTCCCGATTACAGATATTACCGAGCGATTTTTAAGAATTTATGCCAATCCGGTAATAAATAAACTTGCTGTAACAGGAGGATGA
- a CDS encoding HAD family hydrolase has protein sequence MKMTKAIIWDWNGTLLNDLDFCISTINILLKRRELPLLNRNSYKEVFSFPVKEYYKAIGFDFKKEDFSIPAKEFIDLYDGGVGSCGLHPSAIDVLEYFRNQGFRQFVLSAMKQNMLEKTLQQNKIFHFFEGVAGLNDHYAVSKIERGKELIQQYQINVESSWIVGDTTHDFEVAEQLGIKCILVADGHQSVQRLKGTNMPVMEKLLELKSWQEF, from the coding sequence ATGAAAATGACAAAGGCCATTATCTGGGACTGGAACGGAACGCTTTTGAATGATCTTGATTTTTGTATTTCAACAATAAACATTTTACTAAAAAGAAGAGAACTACCTTTGTTAAACCGGAACAGTTACAAAGAGGTGTTTTCTTTTCCGGTGAAAGAATATTATAAAGCAATAGGTTTTGATTTTAAAAAAGAGGACTTTTCAATCCCTGCAAAAGAATTTATCGATTTATACGATGGCGGCGTCGGAAGTTGCGGACTGCATCCGTCTGCTATAGATGTACTTGAGTATTTCAGAAATCAGGGATTCCGGCAGTTTGTTCTTTCGGCGATGAAACAAAATATGCTTGAAAAGACACTTCAACAAAACAAAATTTTTCATTTTTTTGAAGGAGTAGCAGGCTTAAATGATCACTATGCAGTTTCAAAAATAGAAAGAGGAAAAGAGTTGATTCAACAGTATCAAATTAACGTTGAAAGTTCATGGATTGTAGGGGATACGACTCATGATTTTGAAGTAGCTGAGCAGCTTGGAATAAAATGTATTTTAGTTGCCGACGGGCATCAATCAGTACAAAGACTCAAAGGAACCAACATGCCGGTAATGGAGAAACTTTTGGAGTTAAAAAGCTGGCAGGAATTTTAA
- the recJ gene encoding single-stranded-DNA-specific exonuclease RecJ, producing the protein MEKVWNLKKRGDQNEIKHLSVALNVNMVIAKLLVQRGIKTFNEAKAFFRPRLSDLHDPFVMKDMGKAVERLEKAIANQEKILIYGDYDVDGTTSVALMYTFLKSRFQHIEYYIPDRYSEGYGISPKSIDYSVNNGFSLVIALDCGIKAVEKIANAKERGLDFIICDHHNPDDEVPPAVAVLDPKQSDCKYPYKDLSGCGVGFKFLQAYCQKNNIEQEEVHDLLDLVVVSIASDIVPLTGENRVLSYYGLKKLNSNPGIGLQTIINFAGLNGNEITISDIVFKIGPRLNASGRIEHGKKSVQILVSNDEDKSDLLGEEIDSFNEIRKTLDRDITQDALDTIEENEELKNMNSTVLYNRDWHKGVVGIVASRITEQYYRPTVILTESNGQATGSARSVGDFDLYEAIGKCSDLLESYGGHMYAAGLTMKIENIPEFRKRFEEIVTEQITDLQQTQTIEVDAKIPLSEITPRFFRILKQFAPFGPHNMTPIFVTEDVFDAGTSRLVGKNQEHLKLDLVEPDVNSGIFPGIAFNQSDKFDLITSGLPFDVCYSIAENEYRGKTNLQLYIRDIKKRDIF; encoded by the coding sequence ATGGAAAAAGTGTGGAATCTAAAAAAGCGGGGCGATCAAAATGAAATTAAACATTTGTCGGTTGCACTAAACGTAAATATGGTAATTGCCAAACTGTTAGTTCAACGCGGAATAAAAACTTTCAACGAAGCAAAAGCATTTTTCAGACCCCGATTGAGCGACCTCCACGACCCCTTTGTGATGAAAGATATGGGGAAAGCGGTTGAGCGGCTGGAAAAGGCCATTGCCAACCAGGAAAAAATTCTGATTTACGGCGACTATGACGTCGACGGCACCACATCGGTAGCTCTGATGTACACCTTTTTAAAATCGCGTTTTCAGCATATTGAATATTATATTCCTGACCGATACAGCGAGGGCTACGGGATTTCTCCCAAAAGTATCGATTACTCTGTTAACAATGGATTCTCGCTTGTGATTGCCCTTGACTGTGGTATTAAAGCGGTGGAAAAAATTGCAAACGCAAAAGAGCGCGGGCTTGATTTTATTATTTGCGATCACCACAACCCTGATGACGAAGTTCCTCCGGCTGTGGCGGTTTTAGATCCCAAACAATCTGACTGTAAATATCCTTACAAGGATTTATCAGGATGTGGAGTGGGCTTTAAGTTTTTACAGGCCTATTGCCAGAAAAATAATATAGAGCAGGAAGAAGTGCACGATTTACTGGATTTGGTTGTGGTAAGTATCGCTTCTGATATTGTTCCACTTACAGGAGAAAATCGTGTTCTTTCATATTACGGATTAAAAAAGTTAAACTCAAACCCCGGAATTGGGCTGCAAACCATTATCAATTTTGCGGGGTTGAATGGAAATGAAATCACAATAAGTGATATTGTTTTCAAAATAGGACCACGTTTAAATGCTTCGGGCAGAATTGAACATGGTAAAAAATCGGTTCAGATACTGGTTTCCAACGATGAGGATAAATCGGATTTACTGGGTGAAGAAATAGATTCGTTTAATGAAATCAGAAAAACCCTTGACCGAGACATTACTCAGGATGCGCTGGATACAATTGAGGAGAACGAGGAACTGAAAAATATGAACAGTACGGTTTTATATAACCGCGACTGGCACAAAGGGGTTGTTGGAATTGTTGCATCCAGAATTACAGAGCAATATTACCGCCCCACTGTCATTTTAACCGAATCAAACGGACAGGCAACCGGTTCTGCACGCTCGGTGGGAGATTTTGATTTGTATGAAGCAATCGGGAAATGCAGCGATTTGCTCGAATCGTACGGTGGGCATATGTATGCAGCCGGACTAACCATGAAAATTGAGAATATTCCGGAATTCAGAAAACGTTTTGAGGAAATTGTTACAGAGCAAATCACCGACCTTCAGCAAACACAAACAATTGAGGTCGATGCAAAAATCCCGTTAAGTGAAATTACACCGCGGTTTTTCAGGATCTTAAAACAATTCGCGCCATTCGGTCCACATAATATGACGCCGATTTTTGTTACGGAAGATGTTTTTGATGCAGGAACCAGCCGGTTGGTTGGAAAAAATCAGGAACACCTGAAACTTGACTTGGTTGAACCCGATGTGAACTCTGGAATATTTCCCGGAATTGCTTTTAACCAATCAGACAAATTTGACCTGATTACTTCCGGACTTCCGTTTGATGTATGTTATTCCATCGCTGAAAATGAATACAGGGGAAAAACCAACCTTCAGTTATATATTCGTGACATAAAAAAACGTGATATTTTCTAA
- the lysS gene encoding lysine--tRNA ligase: MSNQELSEQQVIRRNSLQKLRELGIDPYPAAEFRVNATSTEIKANFSEEEGNYQDVVFAGRLMSRRIMGKASFAEIQDYKGRIQIYVNRDELCTGEDKTMYNEVFKKLLDIGDIIGIKGFVFKTQMGEISIHVKELTVLNKSLRPLPVVKEKDGKTYDAFSDAEQRYRQRYVDLIVNPQVKDVFIKRTKIINTMREMFNEYGYFEVETPILQPIPGGAAARPFITHHNSLNIPLYLRIANELYLKRLIVGGFDGVYEFAKDFRNEGMDRTHNPEFTVMEIYVAYKDYKWMMSFTEQICERVALALHGTTKVQLGENIIDYKTPYPRVTMTEAIKEYTGYDISGKSEEELREICDKLGIETDPSMGKGKLIDEIFGEKCEHNYIQPTFITDYPVEMSPLTKKHRENPELTERFELMINGKELANAYSELNDPIDQRERFEEQLRLSEKGDDEAMFIDQDFLRALEYGMPPTSGMGMGIDRLTMFMTNSPSIQDVLFFPQMKPEKKVTVELTDDEKAVMELLKAQSPVDLNELKEKSGLSNKKWDKTIKGLTKHKLAKVEKNDDGLFVELI, encoded by the coding sequence ATGAGTAATCAGGAATTAAGCGAACAGCAAGTTATTAGGAGAAATTCGTTGCAAAAATTACGCGAACTGGGCATCGATCCGTATCCTGCGGCTGAGTTTAGAGTAAATGCAACAAGCACCGAAATAAAAGCAAATTTTAGTGAGGAGGAGGGCAATTATCAGGATGTTGTTTTTGCCGGAAGATTAATGAGCCGGAGGATAATGGGAAAGGCCTCGTTTGCCGAAATTCAGGATTATAAAGGACGAATTCAGATATATGTAAACCGCGATGAGTTGTGCACCGGAGAAGACAAAACCATGTACAACGAGGTGTTTAAAAAACTGCTTGATATTGGCGACATTATCGGTATTAAAGGTTTTGTTTTTAAAACACAAATGGGAGAGATTTCTATTCATGTAAAAGAATTAACGGTTCTGAATAAATCGCTTCGTCCGCTGCCCGTCGTAAAAGAAAAAGATGGCAAAACTTACGATGCTTTTTCCGATGCTGAACAACGGTACCGTCAGCGTTATGTCGATTTAATCGTAAATCCGCAGGTGAAAGATGTATTTATTAAGCGTACAAAAATCATCAATACCATGCGCGAGATGTTTAACGAGTACGGTTACTTTGAAGTTGAAACGCCTATTCTACAACCTATCCCAGGAGGAGCAGCGGCACGCCCTTTTATTACACATCATAATTCGCTGAATATTCCGCTTTACCTGCGTATCGCTAACGAACTTTATCTGAAACGCTTGATTGTTGGTGGTTTCGATGGTGTATATGAATTTGCCAAAGATTTCCGTAACGAAGGGATGGACCGCACACATAACCCGGAATTCACCGTGATGGAAATTTATGTGGCTTACAAAGATTACAAATGGATGATGAGTTTCACCGAGCAGATTTGTGAACGTGTGGCGCTGGCGCTTCATGGAACCACAAAGGTGCAGTTGGGCGAAAATATTATTGATTACAAAACACCCTATCCGCGTGTAACCATGACCGAAGCGATAAAAGAATATACCGGTTATGACATTTCGGGCAAAAGCGAAGAGGAATTGCGTGAGATTTGCGACAAGCTGGGAATTGAAACAGATCCGAGCATGGGAAAAGGAAAACTGATTGACGAGATTTTTGGCGAGAAATGCGAACATAATTACATTCAGCCAACGTTTATTACCGATTATCCGGTTGAAATGTCACCGCTGACAAAAAAACACAGGGAAAACCCGGAGTTGACCGAACGTTTTGAATTGATGATAAACGGAAAAGAGCTGGCAAATGCCTATTCGGAATTAAACGACCCGATTGACCAGCGCGAGCGTTTTGAAGAACAGTTGCGTTTGTCGGAAAAAGGCGATGACGAAGCCATGTTTATCGACCAGGATTTTTTGCGTGCACTGGAATACGGAATGCCGCCAACTTCAGGAATGGGAATGGGAATCGACCGTTTAACCATGTTTATGACCAACAGTCCATCGATTCAGGATGTACTTTTCTTCCCGCAAATGAAACCGGAAAAGAAAGTTACGGTTGAACTGACCGACGATGAAAAAGCAGTGATGGAATTGTTAAAAGCGCAATCTCCGGTTGATTTGAACGAGCTGAAAGAAAAGTCGGGGCTCAGCAACAAAAAATGGGACAAAACCATAAAAGGATTGACCAAACACAAACTGGCCAAAGTAGAAAAAAACGATGATGGTTTGTTTGTGGAATTAATATAG
- a CDS encoding 1-acyl-sn-glycerol-3-phosphate acyltransferase: MKTLSGRILEKCGWRITGDYGDLKKSVTIFAPHTAHIDAIYGKLGFTELGVKFKFLSKKELFFFPMNLVMRKFGSIPVRGVKGKNAIYQVVDLLESSEELHIVVSPEGWIKKMEKWNKGFFYMAQKAQVPIVVAALDYGKKEMGVLGIIYDTSDFTAVMGQIKEFYREVKGKKTGTICPACGLIKQVKLLIPELYCFQGGAFC, encoded by the coding sequence ATGAAAACCTTGTCCGGTAGAATTTTAGAAAAGTGTGGATGGCGAATAACGGGTGATTATGGCGATTTAAAAAAGTCGGTAACCATTTTTGCACCTCACACCGCACACATCGATGCGATTTACGGGAAACTCGGATTCACGGAGCTGGGTGTTAAATTTAAATTTCTTTCAAAAAAAGAACTCTTCTTTTTTCCCATGAATTTGGTTATGAGGAAATTTGGTTCGATTCCGGTTCGCGGGGTAAAAGGTAAAAATGCCATTTATCAGGTTGTTGATCTTTTGGAATCATCAGAAGAATTGCATATTGTTGTTTCTCCGGAGGGGTGGATAAAAAAGATGGAAAAATGGAATAAAGGGTTTTTCTATATGGCTCAAAAAGCTCAGGTTCCTATTGTTGTGGCTGCGCTTGATTATGGGAAAAAAGAAATGGGCGTACTTGGAATTATTTATGACACTTCTGACTTTACTGCTGTTATGGGGCAGATTAAAGAATTTTATAGAGAAGTAAAAGGGAAAAAAACCGGAACAATTTGCCCTGCATGTGGATTAATTAAACAGGTAAAGCTGCTGATACCGGAGCTCTATTGTTTTCAGGGAGGAGCGTTTTGTTAA
- a CDS encoding Gfo/Idh/MocA family protein has translation MKTQKLSIATVLILAFSIAITTMSKAEKPIRLAVARMSHGHISFILGRPDKGDFELVGVCDTNRVLTRNVKVRYELPAEIIYHNLEKMLDETKPEAVVAFGSIFDHLSVVEACAPRGIHVMVEKPLAVNMEHAKQMAELAEKHDIFLLTDYETSWYPTTAQSLKMVREDDFVGNLRKVVIHDGHRGPKEIGCDRFFLEWLTDPVLNGGGAIIDFGCYGANLMTALTNGQEAVSVTAVTRQFKPDVYPKVDDEATIIVSYPEAQCIIQASWNWPFSRKDMEIYGDEGYIYALNRSDIKFRGADVSSEVQKKITPDDIPVYEDPFAYFADVIHKKIVQPEYGLYSLKNNLEVVKILDAARESARTGRAVFFKK, from the coding sequence ATGAAAACTCAAAAGCTAAGCATTGCAACAGTTTTAATCCTGGCGTTTTCCATTGCAATAACTACCATGTCAAAAGCAGAAAAACCAATTCGTCTGGCAGTGGCTAGAATGTCGCACGGGCATATTTCATTTATTTTAGGCCGGCCCGATAAGGGTGACTTTGAATTGGTAGGAGTTTGCGATACAAACCGGGTATTAACCCGGAATGTAAAAGTAAGGTACGAATTGCCTGCTGAAATTATTTATCACAATCTGGAAAAAATGCTCGATGAAACAAAACCGGAAGCTGTGGTCGCATTTGGTTCTATTTTCGACCATTTGTCGGTGGTTGAAGCCTGTGCTCCCCGCGGTATTCATGTGATGGTGGAAAAACCGTTGGCGGTAAATATGGAACATGCAAAACAAATGGCAGAATTGGCAGAAAAACACGATATTTTTTTGCTAACGGATTATGAAACTTCGTGGTACCCCACAACGGCGCAATCGCTGAAAATGGTGCGAGAAGATGATTTTGTCGGGAATTTGAGGAAAGTGGTTATTCACGATGGGCATCGGGGACCAAAGGAAATTGGTTGCGACCGGTTTTTTCTTGAGTGGCTGACCGATCCGGTTTTAAATGGCGGCGGTGCTATTATCGACTTTGGGTGTTACGGGGCCAATCTGATGACCGCGTTAACAAACGGGCAAGAGGCTGTTTCTGTTACGGCAGTAACCCGCCAGTTTAAACCCGATGTTTATCCAAAGGTTGACGACGAGGCGACCATAATTGTTTCTTATCCTGAAGCGCAGTGTATTATTCAGGCATCGTGGAACTGGCCGTTTAGCAGGAAAGACATGGAAATTTACGGAGATGAGGGATATATTTATGCACTTAACAGGTCGGATATAAAATTCAGAGGTGCTGATGTAAGTTCAGAAGTTCAAAAAAAGATTACACCAGACGATATCCCGGTTTACGAGGATCCATTTGCCTATTTTGCTGATGTGATCCACAAAAAAATTGTTCAGCCTGAATATGGCCTTTATTCGCTTAAAAACAATTTGGAAGTGGTAAAAATACTCGATGCAGCCCGTGAATCGGCCAGAACCGGCAGAGCAGTTTTTTTTAAAAAGTAG
- a CDS encoding T9SS type A sorting domain-containing protein gives MKKFYLLKEITLLLFFLLFTYSVFSQESLFITTPGIELAPGETISVSAGYTDSMGIEQEVKIKWNTEPGYLGKVDKNGLFTASHSGEGILIAKYKELRDSVNLKVTGTPKGTEEENTAYPKVKVTPGKIKVMAGDSVELAAFYINELDQKVDTIFSWSVWPAELGSFSYSSENMFYAHNVGKGILVASLGELADTVKLEVEEPKVKTNNGNNSRQMQILPGDTIVALGSLMQIQYDAVYKTNGNKHDDAEVVWILSGDSIGAIEASTGLLTLSGETGLALIKAEYSNFSASVELLVVDSLVDPVVNTITIHRVLPDGTELPAKLFNEGESYKIGGLPFPLNILNGGMIHFPFGCIDEDILIYMFIPDEYAEVDEDSVEVEFENEIITGVKFNVMPVGSDSIVEPYYFNIPLNLSLIYKHGLLDSLGVSPENLDVFFAENTGFTDDGTGSVAIDTVKNKIYAAIEHFSTIVVKQKENETFARDLGKNTGEMLMAYPNPFSVSTQLAFKLSKKSDIDLSIYNLFGQKVKVLVHEEKSEGLHTVEWNGMNENGTLSSPGIYFCRMLLNGDKAVVKQLILNNR, from the coding sequence ATGAAGAAATTTTATTTGTTAAAAGAAATAACCCTTTTACTGTTTTTTCTATTATTCACGTATTCTGTATTTAGTCAGGAATCGTTGTTTATAACAACACCGGGTATTGAACTGGCTCCAGGCGAGACAATTTCCGTAAGCGCCGGTTATACTGACAGTATGGGAATAGAGCAGGAGGTGAAAATAAAATGGAATACCGAGCCCGGCTATCTTGGCAAAGTAGACAAAAACGGATTATTTACTGCAAGTCATTCCGGAGAAGGGATTTTAATTGCTAAGTATAAGGAACTTCGCGACTCTGTGAATTTAAAAGTGACAGGGACCCCAAAAGGTACTGAAGAAGAAAATACTGCATATCCCAAAGTAAAGGTTACTCCCGGCAAAATTAAGGTAATGGCCGGCGATTCGGTTGAATTGGCTGCATTTTATATCAACGAACTGGATCAAAAGGTTGACACTATTTTTTCCTGGTCGGTTTGGCCGGCGGAACTTGGAAGCTTTTCCTATTCTTCAGAAAATATGTTTTATGCTCATAATGTTGGTAAAGGAATTCTTGTAGCTTCGCTGGGAGAATTAGCTGATACGGTAAAACTTGAGGTTGAAGAGCCAAAAGTAAAAACCAACAACGGCAATAACAGCAGGCAAATGCAAATACTGCCGGGCGACACAATAGTCGCGCTGGGCAGCTTGATGCAAATCCAGTACGATGCTGTTTATAAAACAAACGGGAATAAACACGACGATGCAGAAGTTGTGTGGATCCTGTCCGGTGATTCGATAGGGGCAATTGAAGCAAGTACTGGCTTGCTGACTCTGTCGGGTGAAACCGGGTTGGCCTTGATCAAAGCAGAATATAGTAATTTTAGTGCGTCAGTAGAGCTGCTGGTGGTTGATTCTCTTGTTGATCCGGTAGTAAATACAATAACCATACATCGCGTTCTTCCCGATGGAACAGAACTGCCGGCTAAATTATTTAATGAAGGTGAGTCATATAAGATTGGCGGATTACCCTTTCCCTTGAATATTTTGAATGGAGGAATGATTCATTTCCCCTTTGGATGTATTGATGAAGATATCCTTATTTATATGTTTATTCCTGACGAATATGCAGAAGTAGATGAGGACAGCGTTGAAGTAGAGTTTGAAAATGAAATTATTACCGGGGTGAAGTTTAATGTAATGCCTGTTGGGAGTGACTCAATTGTTGAGCCTTATTACTTTAATATTCCTTTGAACTTAAGCCTGATCTATAAACATGGCCTGTTGGATTCGCTTGGTGTCAGCCCCGAAAATCTGGACGTATTTTTTGCAGAAAATACCGGATTTACAGATGATGGTACCGGAAGTGTAGCTATTGACACTGTAAAAAATAAAATTTACGCAGCAATTGAGCATTTTAGTACTATTGTTGTAAAACAAAAAGAGAATGAAACGTTTGCCAGAGATTTAGGAAAAAACACAGGGGAGATGTTAATGGCTTATCCAAATCCGTTCAGCGTTTCAACACAATTGGCATTTAAACTTTCCAAAAAATCAGATATAGATCTCAGCATTTACAATTTGTTTGGACAAAAAGTGAAAGTTTTGGTACACGAAGAGAAATCAGAAGGTCTTCATACTGTTGAATGGAACGGGATGAATGAAAATGGCACCCTTTCTTCACCCGGAATTTACTTTTGCAGGATGCTTCTGAATGGTGATAAAGCGGTTGTAAAACAACTTATTTTGAACAATAGGTAA